A genomic window from Brevibacillus agri includes:
- a CDS encoding AMP-binding protein — MVLIHAFLKMILLLWFRPRIHGVNKIDLTKPSLIIPNHVSLLDAVLLSFCLPTGATFVVNTGIAKRFAFFLRFRKHIAIDPLNPYSIRHMLRVIRKGETLVIFPEGRITTTGGLMKIYSGVGYLAMRTGATVYPIAINGLERSIFSYLQGKLRRSLFPAVTMTVGTPFTIPRDENRSMREQKTAANDLILRTMQEELFQSRMKQNVNLFDEALAAARLNGPKMEIAKDLTSAINYRTLLIGSYLLGNKLQQPLMGKPVVGVLLPNSVGHLVTLLALFCIGKTPAILNFSLGIRSLLDCCETARIDTILTSRAFIEKGKLEHIIAGLSPSIQIIYLEDLKASATAFDKLAALTAYMTKKKAAKSANELILFTSGSESKPKGVVLTHTNLYANIQQVTSMIDITSRDKFFNALPMFHSFGLTAGTLLPIIKGIPVYLYPSPLHYKAIAELVYDQNATILFGTSTFMAGYGRMAHPYNFYSLRYVFAGAEKLKDDVRKLWMDKFGVRIFEGYGATETAPILALNTPLANKPGTVGRLVPGMSYRLDPVAGIDEGGELLVKGPNVMKGYLIHGKGFVPAGEWYHTGDLVTADKEGFLSIQSRLKRFAKIGGEMVSLNLVEELAMQCFGHSGFAAITVNDQRKGERVLLFTTDETVQLSQLRAYLTEKQYSPLLIPGTMQVIKTLPLLGSGKTDYVSLKQLAESGGN; from the coding sequence ATGGTCCTCATTCATGCCTTCCTGAAAATGATTTTGCTGCTGTGGTTTCGGCCTCGCATTCACGGTGTAAACAAAATCGACCTGACGAAGCCGTCACTTATCATTCCCAATCACGTCTCCCTGCTCGACGCGGTACTCCTTTCCTTTTGCTTGCCTACGGGAGCTACCTTTGTCGTCAACACCGGGATCGCCAAGCGGTTTGCCTTTTTCCTGCGCTTCCGCAAGCACATCGCGATCGATCCGCTCAACCCGTACTCGATCCGCCACATGCTGCGGGTCATCCGCAAAGGAGAGACGCTGGTGATTTTCCCGGAAGGCCGCATCACCACAACGGGCGGCCTGATGAAAATTTACAGCGGCGTCGGCTACCTCGCCATGAGAACAGGCGCAACCGTCTACCCGATCGCGATCAACGGCCTGGAGCGCTCGATCTTCTCTTATTTGCAAGGCAAGCTGCGCCGCTCGCTGTTTCCTGCCGTCACCATGACAGTCGGCACGCCGTTCACCATCCCGCGCGACGAAAACCGCTCGATGCGTGAACAAAAGACGGCCGCCAACGACCTGATCCTGCGCACGATGCAGGAGGAGCTGTTCCAAAGCCGGATGAAGCAAAACGTCAACCTGTTCGATGAAGCGCTGGCAGCCGCCCGCCTTAACGGGCCGAAAATGGAGATCGCCAAAGACTTGACCTCGGCCATCAATTACCGCACCCTGCTCATCGGCAGCTATCTGCTCGGCAACAAACTGCAACAGCCCTTAATGGGGAAACCGGTCGTCGGCGTATTACTCCCCAACTCGGTCGGGCACCTGGTTACTTTGCTGGCGCTGTTTTGCATCGGGAAAACACCTGCAATCCTGAACTTTTCGCTCGGCATCCGTTCGCTGCTCGACTGCTGCGAGACAGCCCGTATCGATACGATCCTGACCTCGCGCGCCTTCATCGAAAAAGGCAAGCTGGAGCACATTATCGCGGGCCTTTCGCCGAGCATCCAGATTATTTACCTGGAAGATTTGAAAGCATCGGCCACCGCTTTTGACAAGCTGGCTGCCCTCACCGCGTATATGACAAAGAAAAAAGCCGCGAAGAGTGCCAATGAACTGATTCTGTTCACCTCCGGCAGCGAAAGCAAGCCAAAAGGCGTCGTGCTGACGCACACCAATCTGTACGCCAACATCCAGCAAGTGACCAGCATGATCGACATTACGAGCCGCGACAAGTTTTTCAACGCGCTGCCGATGTTTCACAGCTTCGGACTGACTGCTGGCACGCTTTTGCCCATCATCAAGGGCATTCCGGTGTATCTGTATCCGAGCCCGCTGCACTACAAGGCGATTGCGGAGCTGGTGTACGATCAGAACGCGACCATTTTGTTCGGGACTTCGACGTTCATGGCTGGCTACGGACGGATGGCGCACCCGTACAACTTCTACTCTTTGCGCTACGTGTTTGCAGGCGCAGAAAAGCTGAAGGACGATGTGCGCAAGCTGTGGATGGATAAGTTCGGCGTGCGGATTTTCGAAGGTTACGGCGCGACCGAAACCGCTCCGATTCTCGCGCTCAACACGCCGCTCGCCAACAAGCCTGGAACAGTAGGTCGACTCGTGCCCGGCATGAGCTATCGGCTGGACCCGGTCGCAGGCATTGACGAAGGCGGAGAGCTGCTCGTCAAAGGCCCGAACGTCATGAAAGGCTACCTGATTCACGGCAAAGGCTTCGTGCCCGCCGGGGAATGGTACCACACAGGCGATCTGGTGACGGCTGACAAGGAAGGCTTTCTCAGCATTCAGTCTCGCCTGAAACGTTTTGCCAAAATCGGCGGCGAGATGGTGTCGCTCAATCTGGTGGAAGAGCTGGCAATGCAATGCTTCGGTCACTCCGGCTTTGCCGCGATCACCGTCAACGACCAGCGAAAAGGCGAGCGCGTCCTGTTGTTTACTACAGATGAAACCGTTCAGCTCAGTCAACTGCGCGCGTATTTGACGGAAAAGCAATACTCGCCGCTGCTCATTCCCGGCACGATGCAGGTCATCAAAACTCTGCCACTTCTCGGGAGCGGAAAAACGGACTACGTCAGTCTGAAGCAACTGGCGGAAAGTGGAGGAAACTGA
- a CDS encoding sensor histidine kinase: MMVFILFTIWALGLLVLFTDPKRTSIRWACATACIGGGGFLSAVIDETIMPLWADAFTMNAGTEQTLLFLSRLSSFICQVGLPYSFLMFAVHSAEFLTRRTKLIAQFAALCLPALMLAITPIYPVLAFNYWIMVAWVIPFFLIACTLLIVQYRNEKDPLVKKNSFFTNVLIIVPLFFVFIFIYIMRIQNDYEAWRYNMLVVAIQFILIVAISLKYGFLGVRLRVEKRRLDSTLRALTSGAQIINHTIKNEVGKISLYADRIESYAEETNQPNLKEDALVLLQSSQHMLDMMNRIQNQLRDVELRESPSAPGEIIKQVIQNLKPYMEKQQVLVECELDESLHLYGDPVQLREILTNLCMNAIEAMKSGGKLTLQLFLSNRHLVIAVADTGTGISKENLPHVLDPFFSTKRTGQNFGLGLSYCYNVMQKHQGMLEIYSEPGKGTTVFLFFPKKRVITSSAQTEGRI; encoded by the coding sequence ATGATGGTTTTCATCTTATTCACCATATGGGCGCTAGGTCTATTGGTCCTGTTCACGGACCCGAAACGCACGTCGATCCGCTGGGCCTGCGCCACTGCCTGTATCGGAGGGGGCGGCTTCCTCTCGGCGGTCATTGACGAGACGATCATGCCGCTCTGGGCCGATGCTTTTACCATGAATGCCGGGACGGAGCAGACTTTGCTTTTTCTTAGCCGCCTCTCGTCCTTTATTTGCCAGGTCGGGTTGCCTTATTCGTTTCTCATGTTCGCCGTCCATTCGGCGGAGTTTCTCACCCGGAGAACAAAGCTGATTGCCCAGTTCGCCGCGCTCTGCCTCCCGGCGCTAATGCTCGCGATCACCCCCATTTATCCTGTACTGGCCTTCAATTACTGGATCATGGTGGCATGGGTCATTCCTTTTTTTCTGATCGCCTGCACTCTGCTGATCGTACAGTACCGGAACGAGAAAGACCCACTGGTCAAAAAGAACAGCTTTTTCACGAACGTGTTAATCATCGTCCCGCTCTTTTTCGTCTTTATCTTCATCTACATCATGCGCATCCAGAATGACTACGAAGCATGGCGCTACAACATGCTGGTCGTCGCGATCCAGTTCATTTTGATTGTTGCCATCAGTTTGAAATACGGCTTTTTGGGCGTCCGGCTCCGCGTGGAAAAAAGACGTCTGGACAGCACGTTGCGCGCTCTCACGTCAGGAGCGCAAATCATTAATCACACGATCAAAAACGAAGTGGGGAAAATCTCGCTGTACGCCGATCGGATCGAATCGTACGCGGAGGAAACAAACCAGCCGAACCTGAAGGAAGACGCGCTCGTCCTCCTGCAATCGTCCCAGCACATGCTCGACATGATGAACCGGATTCAAAACCAGCTTCGCGACGTCGAGCTGCGCGAATCCCCCAGCGCGCCTGGCGAGATCATCAAGCAAGTCATCCAAAACTTGAAGCCTTACATGGAAAAGCAGCAGGTGCTGGTGGAATGCGAGCTGGATGAGAGCCTCCACCTGTACGGCGATCCCGTGCAGCTTAGGGAAATTCTCACCAATTTGTGCATGAACGCGATCGAAGCGATGAAGTCCGGCGGCAAGCTCACCCTGCAACTGTTTTTGTCCAACCGTCACCTCGTCATCGCCGTCGCGGATACGGGTACAGGCATTTCCAAGGAAAATTTGCCGCATGTGCTCGACCCTTTTTTCTCTACCAAACGAACCGGACAAAACTTCGGCCTTGGACTTTCCTATTGCTATAACGTCATGCAAAAGCATCAGGGAATGCTGGAGATATACAGCGAGCCAGGAAAAGGAACGACGGTGTTTTTGTTCTTCCCGAAAAAACGAGTCATCACAAGCTCTGCCCAAACAGAAGGGAGGATATGA
- a CDS encoding response regulator gives METIKVFLVEDDPVWRKGLVDYLNKEADLTVVGEAGTKAEATERFLAAEADVVLMDINLTENNLDGIETAMELIALEADCKIIMLTSLTAEDVIVESFSAGAVNYISKSSFKEIPDAIRAAHNSQSAIHPTAAAALRNEFLRLKNEENQKLLSPAEKDILQLIHQGKTQTQIEQSLHITKRTIKNHINRILKKMGVKTSKEAAAKASQKKLF, from the coding sequence ATGGAGACTATCAAAGTATTTCTCGTCGAGGACGACCCTGTCTGGCGAAAAGGACTGGTCGACTACCTGAACAAAGAAGCAGACCTCACCGTCGTCGGCGAGGCGGGCACGAAGGCGGAAGCGACCGAGCGCTTTTTGGCGGCAGAAGCCGACGTCGTCCTGATGGACATCAACCTGACCGAAAACAACCTCGACGGAATCGAAACCGCGATGGAGCTGATTGCGCTTGAGGCAGACTGTAAAATCATCATGCTCACGTCCTTGACCGCCGAGGATGTGATTGTCGAGTCCTTCTCTGCTGGCGCCGTCAATTACATCAGCAAGTCCAGCTTCAAGGAAATTCCCGACGCCATCCGCGCTGCCCACAACAGCCAGTCGGCGATTCACCCGACAGCAGCGGCTGCTTTGCGCAACGAGTTTTTGCGCCTGAAAAACGAAGAAAACCAGAAGCTGCTCTCCCCCGCGGAGAAGGACATTCTGCAACTGATCCATCAGGGAAAGACGCAGACGCAAATCGAGCAGTCCCTGCACATCACCAAGCGGACCATCAAAAACCACATCAACCGCATCCTGAAAAAAATGGGCGTCAAAACGAGCAAAGAAGCGGCCGCAAAAGCGAGCCAGAAAAAGCTATTCTAG
- a CDS encoding IS5 family transposase (programmed frameshift), protein MIQRRYEINDEQWEQIQDMFPPYRTGRPSKLSNRTMFNAILWIARSGAAWRDLPEERYGSWKTVYSRFCKWRDTGLLVAIFQALHVEPDFENLSIDSTSVKAHQHSAGAKKNAEGHEVNQHIGVSRGGKTTKLHTVVDGLGNPLAFLLTGGHVYDSVPAINLLQGFDLTGSHIVGDKAYGSEGIRHWITAKQAAYTIPPKANNKNPWKVDWYRYKERHLVECFFNKIKHFRRIATRYDKLAKSFLAFVYVASIFKLTQ, encoded by the exons ATGATTCAAAGACGGTACGAAATAAACGATGAACAGTGGGAACAAATTCAGGACATGTTCCCCCCCTATCGAACAGGACGTCCGTCCAAATTAAGTAATCGTACCATGTTTAATGCCATTCTTTGGATTGCCCGAAGTGGTGCGGCTTGGCGAGATTTGCCGGAAGAACGTTATGGTTCATGGAAAACGGTCTACAGTCGCTTCTGCAAGTGGAGAGATACCGGATTACTTGTCGCCATCTTCCAAGCTCTTCACGTAGAACCTGACTTTGAAAACTTGAGCATCGATTCTACATCGGTCAAAGCTCATCAACACAGTGCGGGTGCTA AAAAAAACGCAGAAGGACACGAAGTAAATCAGCACATAGGCGTCAGCCGTGGCGGAAAGACAACCAAACTTCATACCGTCGTCGATGGATTAGGGAATCCCCTCGCTTTTCTTCTCACGGGGGGGCACGTCTATGATTCCGTTCCAGCGATCAATTTGCTTCAAGGGTTTGATCTTACGGGAAGCCATATTGTTGGTGACAAAGCCTACGGCTCAGAAGGCATTCGGCATTGGATTACGGCTAAGCAGGCAGCGTACACCATCCCGCCTAAAGCGAATAATAAAAATCCTTGGAAAGTGGATTGGTACCGCTATAAAGAACGGCACTTGGTGGAGTGCTTCTTCAATAAAATCAAACATTTTCGACGAATCGCTACTCGTTACGACAAGCTGGCCAAATCATTCCTAGCGTTTGTATATGTCGCGTCCATCTTTAAACTAACTCAATAA
- the lplT gene encoding lysophospholipid transporter LplT: MKMRLQPLQALYFTQFLSAFADNMILFVIANLLRENGFSPAMLALVSISFFLPYVFLAPLVGPFADKHAKSFVLVIGNLIKALGVVLLFVIDHSSILLLMLCYFTVGVGAVVYSPAKYGILPELTRNEQELFQANARIEAYTIVAILTGIGGGGAIASMTAPLFSSSICLALYLLSLGMTFFIPRIRGNASIRYGTEARRFFIDFQHLMNRAETSFALIGTGAFWMSSAVLRVAVLAWIPAALGINPQSFSVSLILATTSIGIIIGAFLAPRLIPLSRFTRSVGYGFGMFLIIVLFPWIHVTVIAICLLLLVGFMGGVFIIPMNTILQDEGKKMVGSGKTIAIQNFIENFLMAAGSGIYYLVVFLGASISVAIVAQGLLLLAFLLYLMKHRSRIAG; encoded by the coding sequence GTGAAGATGCGACTACAACCGCTGCAAGCCTTGTATTTCACGCAATTTCTCTCGGCCTTTGCCGACAACATGATTTTGTTTGTCATTGCCAACCTGCTGCGGGAGAACGGCTTTTCTCCCGCAATGCTCGCACTCGTTTCCATTTCCTTTTTTCTGCCGTACGTTTTTCTCGCTCCGCTCGTCGGGCCTTTTGCCGACAAACACGCCAAATCGTTCGTTCTGGTGATCGGCAACCTGATAAAAGCACTCGGTGTCGTGCTGCTGTTCGTCATCGATCACTCCAGCATTTTGCTGTTGATGCTCTGCTACTTTACGGTGGGGGTCGGCGCGGTTGTCTACTCGCCTGCCAAGTACGGCATCCTGCCGGAGCTGACTCGCAATGAACAGGAGCTGTTCCAGGCCAACGCGCGGATTGAGGCGTACACGATCGTCGCGATCTTGACCGGAATCGGCGGGGGCGGAGCGATCGCCTCCATGACAGCGCCGCTGTTCTCTTCGAGCATCTGTCTTGCCCTCTACCTGTTGTCGCTGGGCATGACCTTTTTCATCCCGCGCATCCGGGGGAACGCCTCGATTCGTTACGGTACGGAAGCACGCCGCTTTTTCATCGACTTCCAGCACCTGATGAACCGTGCGGAAACGAGCTTTGCGCTGATCGGAACCGGGGCCTTCTGGATGAGCTCGGCTGTGCTGCGGGTCGCCGTGCTGGCCTGGATACCCGCCGCACTCGGGATTAACCCGCAAAGCTTTTCCGTCTCGCTGATCCTGGCTACGACGTCAATCGGGATCATCATCGGCGCTTTTCTCGCCCCGCGGCTGATTCCGCTGTCCCGGTTCACCCGCTCAGTCGGCTACGGCTTCGGCATGTTTCTCATCATCGTGTTGTTTCCGTGGATTCACGTGACAGTCATTGCGATCTGCCTGCTGCTTCTGGTCGGGTTCATGGGCGGGGTGTTCATCATTCCGATGAATACGATCTTGCAGGACGAGGGCAAAAAGATGGTCGGCTCCGGCAAGACGATTGCGATTCAAAATTTTATCGAAAACTTTTTGATGGCTGCCGGGTCGGGGATTTACTACCTGGTCGTATTCCTGGGCGCCTCCATCTCCGTTGCTATCGTCGCCCAAGGGTTGCTGCTTCTGGCTTTTCTGCTGTATCTGATGAAGCATCGCAGTCGAATCGCGGGCTAA
- the fumC gene encoding class II fumarate hydratase yields the protein MEFRIEKDTLGEMKVPADKLWGAQTQRSFQNFEIGEEKMPLEVIRMFAILKRSAALANQKLGKLDAEKAEAIVTAADEVIAGKWNEHFPLVVWQTGSGTQSNMNVNEVIARRANQLLEEKGSSARIHANDDVNKSQSSNDTFPTAMHMAGLVAIEDQVLPALALLKQTLKEKSEAYIDIIKIGRTHLQDATPLTLGQEISGWVRMLEKTEKMIQESNEYLRELAIGGTAVGTGINAHPRFGEMVAAEISEAIGKKFVTAENKFHALTSHDELVHVHGALKALAADLMKIANDVRWLASGPRCGIGEIVIPANEPGSSIMPGKVNPTQSEAITMVACQVMGNDAAIGFAASQGNFELNVFKPVIIYNFLQSARLLADAMKSFNDHCAVGIEPNLPVIQENLNNSLMLVTALNPHIGYENAAAVAKLAHKEGITLKQAAIKSSLLTEEQFDQIVRPEQMIHPKE from the coding sequence ATGGAATTTCGGATCGAAAAAGACACGTTGGGTGAAATGAAAGTGCCTGCGGACAAGTTGTGGGGGGCGCAAACGCAGCGCAGCTTCCAAAACTTCGAGATCGGCGAGGAGAAAATGCCGCTTGAGGTCATCCGCATGTTTGCCATCCTGAAAAGAAGCGCGGCCCTGGCGAACCAAAAGCTGGGCAAGCTGGACGCGGAAAAGGCCGAAGCGATCGTAACGGCAGCCGACGAAGTCATCGCCGGAAAATGGAACGAGCACTTCCCGCTGGTTGTTTGGCAAACCGGAAGCGGCACCCAATCCAACATGAACGTCAACGAAGTCATCGCTCGCCGCGCCAACCAGTTGCTGGAGGAAAAAGGCAGCAGTGCGCGGATTCACGCCAACGACGATGTGAACAAATCGCAAAGCTCCAACGATACGTTCCCGACTGCTATGCACATGGCGGGACTGGTAGCCATTGAGGACCAAGTGCTGCCTGCCCTGGCGCTGCTCAAGCAGACGCTCAAGGAAAAAAGCGAAGCCTACATAGACATCATCAAAATCGGCCGGACGCATTTGCAGGATGCCACCCCGCTGACACTGGGCCAGGAAATCAGCGGCTGGGTGCGTATGTTGGAAAAAACAGAGAAAATGATTCAGGAAAGCAACGAATATTTGCGTGAGCTGGCGATTGGCGGTACAGCCGTCGGAACCGGCATCAACGCCCATCCGCGCTTCGGTGAAATGGTCGCTGCGGAAATCAGCGAAGCGATCGGCAAAAAATTCGTGACCGCCGAAAACAAATTCCACGCGCTGACCAGCCACGATGAGCTTGTTCACGTACACGGAGCGTTGAAGGCGCTGGCAGCCGACCTGATGAAAATCGCCAACGACGTCAGATGGCTGGCGAGCGGACCGCGCTGCGGCATCGGCGAAATCGTCATCCCTGCCAACGAGCCGGGCAGCTCGATCATGCCAGGAAAAGTCAACCCGACACAAAGCGAAGCGATTACGATGGTGGCGTGCCAGGTGATGGGCAACGATGCCGCGATCGGCTTTGCCGCAAGCCAAGGGAACTTTGAGCTGAACGTGTTCAAGCCTGTCATCATCTACAACTTCCTGCAATCGGCCCGACTGCTCGCAGACGCCATGAAGTCGTTCAACGACCATTGCGCGGTCGGCATCGAGCCGAACTTGCCTGTCATCCAGGAAAACCTGAACAACTCCCTGATGCTCGTAACCGCGCTGAACCCGCATATCGGCTACGAAAACGCAGCGGCAGTAGCCAAGCTGGCGCACAAAGAAGGCATCACGCTCAAGCAAGCGGCTATCAAGAGCAGCCTGCTGACCGAGGAGCAATTCGACCAAATCGTGCGTCCTGAGCAGATGATTCATCCGAAGGAATAG
- a CDS encoding transposase, whose product MTPARVHDRTQLDTLVDKPGTTYVFDRGFVDYAKFDAFCERRIFFVTRAKKKAAIRYLFDHPVSEGSSIKRNGYVQIGTQQNRMNHVLRLIETTDSQENPFC is encoded by the coding sequence CTGACTCCAGCGCGTGTTCATGACCGGACTCAACTTGACACGCTTGTAGACAAGCCTGGTACGACGTATGTGTTTGATCGGGGATTTGTGGACTACGCCAAGTTTGACGCGTTCTGTGAACGCCGGATCTTCTTCGTTACGCGAGCAAAGAAGAAGGCAGCGATTCGCTATCTGTTTGATCATCCTGTTTCCGAAGGGAGTTCCATCAAAAGGAATGGTTATGTACAAATAGGGACACAGCAAAATCGCATGAACCATGTCCTTCGCCTCATCGAGACAACCGATTCACAGGAAAATCCCTTCTGCTGA
- the recQ gene encoding DNA helicase RecQ: MLHKAQEVLQKYFGYESFREGQKKIIESLLAGHDTIGIMPTGGGKSICYQVPAMLFDGVTIVISPLISLMKDQVDVLVNMGIAATQINSSLDYSEVRERLRMAARGEYKLLYIAPERLESETFQNLIRNVPISFVAVDEAHCVSQWGHDFRPSYLEIARFLRTLPERPIVAALTATATPEVTADIKRQLSLEDERLFITGFGRDNLILSVRKGENRRGFIQAYLKANRQHAGIIYAATRKDVDALHADLAKRGFSVTKYHAGLSEEERAANQEAFLFDDVRTMVATNAFGMGIDKSNVRYVIHYNMPKNLEAYYQEAGRAGRDGEPSECILLYQPQDIQTQSFFIEQNQLTDERKEHEYKKLYAMVDYCRTPRCLQQYIVQYFGEADAPECGRCHNCTDETELTDITLEAQKIFSCVKRMRERFGAALVAQVLKGSKNKKVTQFRFDQLPTYGLMKEYKEKEIADLIQLLIAEGYLQVTESQYPTVKLGERALPVLKGEERVVQKISLRPVALAEDDELFEQLRALRKEISQSEGVPPYVIFHDSTLKEMSSLCPTDKQAMLKIKGVGEAKFDKYGHLFLECLQNYAAVKP, translated from the coding sequence TTGCTCCATAAAGCACAGGAAGTTTTGCAAAAATACTTTGGCTACGAATCATTTCGCGAAGGACAAAAGAAGATTATCGAGAGCCTGCTGGCAGGCCATGACACGATAGGCATCATGCCGACCGGCGGTGGAAAATCAATCTGCTATCAAGTACCGGCCATGCTTTTCGACGGCGTAACGATCGTCATTTCGCCGCTCATCTCGCTGATGAAGGACCAGGTAGATGTGCTGGTCAACATGGGGATTGCGGCGACACAGATCAACAGCTCGCTCGACTACAGCGAGGTGCGCGAGCGCTTGCGGATGGCGGCGCGCGGGGAGTACAAGCTGCTTTACATCGCTCCTGAGCGGCTGGAGTCGGAAACGTTTCAAAATTTGATCCGCAATGTGCCGATTTCGTTCGTCGCTGTCGATGAGGCGCACTGTGTCTCGCAATGGGGCCACGATTTCCGCCCCAGCTACCTGGAGATCGCCCGCTTTTTGCGCACGCTGCCAGAGCGTCCCATCGTCGCAGCCCTGACAGCGACGGCGACGCCGGAAGTGACCGCCGATATCAAGCGCCAGCTTTCCCTGGAGGATGAGCGTCTCTTTATCACTGGTTTTGGCCGCGACAACCTCATCCTGTCGGTGCGCAAAGGAGAAAACCGCCGCGGTTTTATCCAGGCGTATTTGAAAGCCAACAGGCAGCATGCCGGAATCATCTACGCCGCCACGCGAAAAGACGTCGATGCTCTGCACGCCGACCTTGCGAAGCGCGGCTTTTCGGTCACCAAATACCACGCCGGGCTGTCAGAGGAAGAGCGGGCGGCGAATCAGGAAGCGTTCCTGTTCGATGACGTCCGCACGATGGTCGCGACCAATGCATTCGGGATGGGCATTGACAAGTCCAATGTGCGCTACGTCATCCATTACAACATGCCGAAAAACCTGGAGGCGTACTACCAGGAAGCGGGACGCGCCGGGCGCGATGGCGAGCCGAGCGAGTGCATTTTGCTGTACCAGCCGCAGGACATCCAGACCCAGTCGTTTTTTATCGAGCAAAACCAGTTGACCGACGAACGCAAGGAGCACGAGTACAAAAAGCTGTATGCCATGGTCGACTACTGCCGGACGCCGCGCTGCCTGCAGCAGTACATCGTGCAGTATTTCGGCGAGGCGGATGCGCCTGAGTGCGGGCGCTGCCACAACTGCACCGATGAAACCGAACTGACCGACATCACGCTCGAAGCGCAAAAAATCTTTTCCTGCGTCAAACGGATGCGGGAGCGCTTCGGCGCGGCACTGGTCGCCCAGGTACTCAAAGGCTCGAAAAACAAGAAGGTCACGCAGTTCCGGTTCGATCAGCTTCCTACCTACGGGTTGATGAAGGAGTACAAGGAAAAAGAAATCGCCGACCTGATCCAACTGCTCATTGCCGAAGGATACTTGCAGGTGACGGAAAGCCAGTACCCGACTGTGAAGCTGGGAGAGCGGGCGCTGCCAGTGCTCAAGGGCGAGGAGCGCGTCGTGCAAAAAATCTCGCTCCGCCCTGTGGCGCTCGCAGAGGACGACGAGCTGTTCGAGCAGTTGCGTGCGCTGCGCAAGGAAATCTCACAGAGCGAAGGCGTGCCGCCATACGTCATTTTCCACGACAGCACGTTGAAGGAAATGAGCAGCCTCTGCCCGACCGACAAGCAGGCGATGCTCAAGATCAAAGGTGTGGGCGAAGCCAAGTTCGACAAGTACGGCCACCTCTTCCTGGAATGTTTGCAAAACTACGCCGCTGTCAAGCCGTGA